In the genome of Candidatus Bathyarchaeota archaeon, one region contains:
- a CDS encoding C-GCAxxG-C-C family protein, whose product MCRDKVVELAKFYAAKGFLCSESVLLAISDCLEIRNELIPKVATGFGAGMGGRGLVCGAISGGIIALGLKFGRDNVRKQKINPYWFAFELLEQFEGEFGYVTCRELTGCDFTTEAGRRKYTDGKLWEAKCCQYIGSVTAIVFDLIFERTIEIDRALRP is encoded by the coding sequence ATGTGCAGGGATAAAGTTGTTGAGTTGGCTAAATTTTATGCTGCAAAGGGTTTTTTGTGCTCCGAATCTGTTTTGCTGGCGATCAGCGACTGTTTAGAAATCAGGAATGAGTTGATCCCGAAAGTTGCAACGGGGTTTGGCGCAGGTATGGGTGGTCGTGGGTTAGTATGTGGTGCCATAAGTGGAGGTATTATTGCTCTGGGGCTTAAATTTGGAAGAGATAATGTAAGAAAACAGAAAATAAATCCTTATTGGTTTGCGTTCGAGCTTCTTGAGCAATTTGAAGGGGAATTTGGCTATGTAACGTGCAGAGAATTAACTGGGTGTGATTTCACCACAGAAGCAGGTCGAAGGAAATATACGGACGGAAAGCTTTGGGAGGCAAAATGTTGCCAATATATCGGAAGCGTTACAGCCATAGTCTTTGACTTGATCTTTGAGAGAACTATAGAAATCGATCGCGCATTACGACCTTAA